From Alosa alosa isolate M-15738 ecotype Scorff River unplaced genomic scaffold, AALO_Geno_1.1 AALO_1.0_unplaced_75, whole genome shotgun sequence, a single genomic window includes:
- the LOC125290649 gene encoding GTPase IMAP family member 8-like isoform X1, producing the protein MFHLKHVSEPRLTEVNHSSHFDFDCVLTELMDKKKEEERRAEERKMKVQKQREIIRSSAGGVPHISDMRIVLLGSRGQGKSASGNTILGKAKFNTSALTAECVKREEDTAGRHITVVEAPGWRESHPLEATPERVKRGIVLSVSLCPPGPHALLLVIDMRSSCSFTETHRRVVEEHLELLGDRVWSHTIVLFTFGDWLDAREVTIEELIESGGEALQWVVEKCGNRYQVVENYQLYSYGDPVAELLEKIEEMVVGNSGNHFDLNKREEKEQSTSF; encoded by the exons ATGTTTCATCTGAAACATGTCTCTGAACCTCGCTTAACAGAAG TAAACCATAGCAGTCACTTTGACTTCGACTGTGTTTTGACTGAACTGATGGATaagaagaaggaagaagagagaagagcagaggagaggaagatgaaggtGCAGAAGCAAAGAGAGATTATCCGATCATCAGCAG GTGGCGTTCCACATATTTCAGATATGAGGATTGTATTGCTGGGAAGCAGAGGTCAAGGGAAGAGCGCATCAGGAAACACTATCCTGGGCAAAGCAAAGTTCAACACCTCCGCATTAACAGCtgagtgtgtgaagagagaagaagacacTGCAGGGAGACACATCACTGTAGTGGAGGCACCAGGATGGCGGGAGAGCCATCCATTAGAGGCGACTCCTGAACGTGTTAAACGAGGGATTGTCCtcagtgtgtctctctgtcccccagGACCCCATGCTCTACTACTGGTCATTGATATGAGGTCATCCTGCTCATTCACAGAGACGCACAGAAGAGTGGTGGAGGAACATCTGGAGTTGCTGGGTGACAGAGTCTGGAGTCACACTATAGTGCTGTTCACTTTTGGGGACTGGCTGGATGCCAGAGAGGTAACGATTGAAGAGCTAATCGAGAGTGGAGGGGAGGCTCTGCAGTGGGTTGTagagaaatgtgggaacagGTATCAGGTTGTAGAGAATTACCAGCTTTACAGTTATGGTGACCCAGTGGCAGAGCTGCTGGAGAAGATAGAAGAGATGGTGGTAGGAAACAGTGGCAATCACTTTGACTTGAACAAACGAGAAGAGAAGGAGCAATCTACATCATTTTAG
- the LOC125290649 gene encoding GTPase IMAP family member 8-like isoform X2 encodes MDKKKEEERRAEERKMKVQKQREIIRSSAGGVPHISDMRIVLLGSRGQGKSASGNTILGKAKFNTSALTAECVKREEDTAGRHITVVEAPGWRESHPLEATPERVKRGIVLSVSLCPPGPHALLLVIDMRSSCSFTETHRRVVEEHLELLGDRVWSHTIVLFTFGDWLDAREVTIEELIESGGEALQWVVEKCGNRYQVVENYQLYSYGDPVAELLEKIEEMVVGNSGNHFDLNKREEKEQSTSF; translated from the exons ATGGATaagaagaaggaagaagagagaagagcagaggagaggaagatgaaggtGCAGAAGCAAAGAGAGATTATCCGATCATCAGCAG GTGGCGTTCCACATATTTCAGATATGAGGATTGTATTGCTGGGAAGCAGAGGTCAAGGGAAGAGCGCATCAGGAAACACTATCCTGGGCAAAGCAAAGTTCAACACCTCCGCATTAACAGCtgagtgtgtgaagagagaagaagacacTGCAGGGAGACACATCACTGTAGTGGAGGCACCAGGATGGCGGGAGAGCCATCCATTAGAGGCGACTCCTGAACGTGTTAAACGAGGGATTGTCCtcagtgtgtctctctgtcccccagGACCCCATGCTCTACTACTGGTCATTGATATGAGGTCATCCTGCTCATTCACAGAGACGCACAGAAGAGTGGTGGAGGAACATCTGGAGTTGCTGGGTGACAGAGTCTGGAGTCACACTATAGTGCTGTTCACTTTTGGGGACTGGCTGGATGCCAGAGAGGTAACGATTGAAGAGCTAATCGAGAGTGGAGGGGAGGCTCTGCAGTGGGTTGTagagaaatgtgggaacagGTATCAGGTTGTAGAGAATTACCAGCTTTACAGTTATGGTGACCCAGTGGCAGAGCTGCTGGAGAAGATAGAAGAGATGGTGGTAGGAAACAGTGGCAATCACTTTGACTTGAACAAACGAGAAGAGAAGGAGCAATCTACATCATTTTAG